Proteins found in one Microbacterium sp. LWS13-1.2 genomic segment:
- the tkt gene encoding transketolase, producing MSELRWDEIDRRAVDTARVLAADAVEKVGNGHPGTAMSLAPAAYLLYQRVLRHDPADTHWVGRDRFILSAGHSSLTQYVQLYLGGFGLELDDLKALRTWGSLTPGHPEYGHTKGVEITTGPLGQGLASAVGFAYAARYERGLFDPDAAAGTSPFDHHIYVIAGDGDLQEGITSEASSLAGHQALGNLIAIYDSNQISIEDDTNVAFTEDVAKRYEAYGWQVQVVDWKKSGEYVEDVAELFAAIEAAQGETAKPSLIILRTIIGWPSPGKQNTGKIHGSALGGDELAATKKVLGFDPEQSFVVAEDVLAHTRSLKDRAHEERAAWQESFDAWAAANPERKALFDRLEAGELPADVAAALPSFEAGKDVSTRAASGIVINALAAELPELWGGSADLAESNLTTIKDAKSFIPAEWSTHEWSGDPYGRVLHFGIREHAMGAIVNGIKLHGPTRPFGGTFLIFSDYMRPSVRLAALMDIPSIFVWTHDSVALGEDGPTHQPVEQLATLRAIPNFTVVRPADANETSAAWFEIVRRQGGPIGIALTRQNIPVFERGEGEADGDVFASTDGVAKGAYILAEAPGGTPDVILIATGSEVQLAVSARETLAAEGVNARVVSAPSLEWFDEQDAAYREKVLPAAVKARVSVEAGSALTWRGIVGDAGRSVAIDHFGASADYKTLFQKFGITADAVVEAARETLAAASDV from the coding sequence GTGTCGGAACTGCGTTGGGATGAGATCGATCGGCGCGCGGTGGACACTGCTCGCGTCCTGGCTGCGGATGCCGTGGAGAAGGTCGGCAACGGCCACCCCGGCACCGCGATGAGCCTGGCGCCGGCGGCGTACCTGCTCTACCAGCGCGTGCTGCGTCACGACCCCGCCGACACCCACTGGGTCGGCCGCGACCGGTTCATCCTGTCGGCCGGGCACTCCTCGCTCACGCAGTACGTGCAGCTCTACCTGGGCGGGTTCGGGCTGGAGCTCGACGACCTGAAGGCGCTGCGCACGTGGGGCTCCCTCACGCCGGGACACCCCGAGTACGGGCACACCAAGGGCGTCGAGATCACGACCGGCCCTCTCGGCCAGGGCCTCGCGTCGGCCGTCGGCTTCGCGTACGCCGCCCGCTACGAGCGCGGCCTGTTCGATCCGGACGCCGCCGCCGGCACGTCGCCCTTCGACCACCACATCTACGTGATCGCCGGCGACGGCGACCTGCAGGAGGGCATCACCTCCGAGGCCTCGTCGCTCGCCGGCCACCAGGCCCTCGGCAACCTCATCGCCATCTACGACTCGAACCAGATCTCGATCGAGGACGACACGAACGTCGCCTTCACCGAGGACGTCGCGAAGCGCTACGAGGCCTACGGCTGGCAGGTGCAAGTCGTCGACTGGAAGAAGTCGGGCGAGTACGTCGAGGATGTCGCCGAGCTGTTCGCCGCGATCGAGGCGGCGCAGGGCGAGACGGCGAAGCCGTCGCTCATCATCCTCCGCACGATCATCGGCTGGCCGTCGCCCGGCAAGCAGAACACCGGCAAGATCCACGGCTCCGCGCTGGGCGGCGACGAGCTCGCCGCGACGAAGAAGGTGCTCGGCTTCGACCCCGAGCAGTCCTTCGTCGTCGCCGAGGACGTCCTCGCGCACACGCGCTCCCTGAAGGACCGCGCCCATGAGGAGCGCGCGGCCTGGCAGGAGTCGTTCGACGCATGGGCGGCGGCGAACCCCGAGCGCAAGGCGCTGTTCGACCGCCTCGAGGCCGGCGAGCTGCCCGCAGACGTGGCAGCAGCCCTCCCCTCGTTCGAAGCGGGCAAGGACGTCTCCACACGCGCCGCGTCGGGCATCGTGATCAACGCCCTCGCCGCCGAGCTTCCGGAGCTGTGGGGCGGCTCGGCCGACCTCGCCGAGTCGAACCTCACGACGATCAAGGACGCGAAGTCCTTCATCCCGGCCGAGTGGTCGACGCACGAGTGGTCCGGCGACCCGTACGGCCGCGTGCTGCACTTCGGCATCCGCGAGCACGCGATGGGCGCCATCGTCAACGGCATCAAGCTGCACGGCCCGACACGCCCGTTCGGCGGCACGTTCCTGATCTTCAGCGACTACATGCGCCCCTCGGTGCGGCTGGCCGCGCTGATGGACATCCCGTCGATCTTCGTCTGGACGCACGACTCCGTCGCGCTCGGCGAGGACGGGCCCACCCACCAGCCGGTCGAGCAGCTCGCGACACTGCGCGCCATCCCGAACTTCACCGTGGTGCGTCCCGCGGACGCGAACGAGACCTCGGCCGCGTGGTTCGAGATCGTCCGTCGCCAGGGCGGCCCCATCGGCATCGCGCTGACGCGCCAGAACATCCCGGTGTTCGAGCGGGGCGAGGGCGAGGCCGACGGCGACGTCTTCGCGTCGACGGACGGCGTCGCCAAGGGCGCCTACATCCTCGCCGAAGCGCCGGGCGGCACGCCCGACGTGATCCTCATCGCGACCGGCTCCGAGGTGCAGCTCGCCGTCTCCGCCCGCGAGACCCTCGCCGCCGAGGGTGTGAACGCCCGCGTGGTGTCGGCGCCGTCGCTCGAGTGGTTCGACGAGCAGGATGCCGCCTACCGCGAGAAGGTCCTGCCCGCCGCAGTGAAGGCGCGGGTGTCGGTCGAGGCCGGCTCGGCGCTCACCTGGCGCGGCATCGTCGGCGACGCCGGCCGTTCCGTCGCGATCGACCACTTCGGTGCGTCGGCCGACTACAAGACCCTGTTCCAGAAGTTCGGCATCACCGCCGACGCCGTCGTCGAGGCCGCCCGCGAGACTCTCGCGGCCGCGAGCGACGTTTAA
- the tal gene encoding transaldolase, giving the protein MSTPTEKLVAEGVSIWLDDLSRERITSGNLTELISTRNVSGVTTNPTIFQGAIGGGGHSYATQISELAAAGASVDDAIFAATTDDVRDAADIFRPVYDSTDGVDGRVSIEVSPDLAHDTEATIAQAKELWATVDRPNVHIKIPATKAGLPAITAVLAEGISVNVTLIFSLERYSEVIDAYLAGLEQAQANGHDISKIHSVASFFVSRVDTEVDKRLVAVGTDEATALKSLAGVANARLAYELFEQAFATDRAKALTDAGAHVQRPLWASTGVKDPSLPDTLYVTELVAPGTVNTMPEKTLEATFDHGQIAGDAVTGTYAAAHEVFDRLAAVGVDFADVTQVLEDEGVDKFIASWHDLQGTVKTALEDALQATR; this is encoded by the coding sequence ATGAGCACCCCCACTGAGAAGCTGGTCGCCGAGGGCGTGAGCATCTGGCTCGACGACCTGTCGCGCGAGCGCATCACGTCGGGCAATCTGACCGAGCTCATCTCGACGCGCAACGTCAGCGGCGTCACGACGAACCCGACGATCTTCCAGGGCGCGATCGGTGGCGGCGGGCACTCGTACGCCACGCAGATCTCGGAGCTCGCGGCGGCCGGCGCATCGGTCGACGACGCGATCTTCGCCGCGACGACCGACGACGTGCGCGACGCGGCCGACATCTTCCGCCCGGTCTACGACTCGACGGACGGCGTCGACGGCCGCGTGTCGATCGAGGTCTCCCCCGACCTCGCCCACGATACCGAGGCGACGATCGCCCAGGCCAAGGAGCTGTGGGCCACGGTCGACCGCCCCAACGTGCACATCAAGATCCCTGCGACGAAGGCCGGTCTTCCCGCCATCACCGCCGTGCTGGCCGAAGGCATCTCGGTCAACGTCACGCTGATCTTCAGCCTGGAGCGCTACTCCGAGGTCATCGACGCCTACCTGGCGGGGCTCGAGCAGGCGCAGGCGAACGGCCACGACATCTCGAAGATCCACTCGGTCGCCTCGTTCTTCGTCTCGCGCGTGGACACCGAGGTCGACAAGCGGCTCGTCGCCGTCGGCACCGATGAGGCCACGGCGCTCAAGTCGCTCGCCGGCGTCGCGAACGCCCGGCTCGCGTACGAGCTGTTCGAGCAGGCGTTCGCCACCGACCGCGCGAAGGCGCTGACGGATGCCGGCGCGCACGTGCAGCGGCCGCTGTGGGCGTCGACCGGCGTCAAGGACCCGTCCCTGCCCGACACCCTCTACGTCACCGAGCTCGTCGCCCCCGGCACCGTCAACACGATGCCCGAGAAGACGCTCGAGGCGACCTTCGACCACGGCCAGATCGCCGGTGACGCCGTCACGGGCACCTACGCCGCTGCGCACGAGGTCTTCGATCGTCTCGCCGCCGTCGGCGTGGACTTCGCCGACGTCACCCAGGTGCTCGAAGACGAAGGGGTCGACAAGTTCATCGCCTCCTGGCACGACCTGCAGGGCACCGTCAAGACGGCGCTCGAGGACGCGCTCCAGGCCACCCGATGA
- the zwf gene encoding glucose-6-phosphate dehydrogenase encodes MTVEISRGHNPLRDPEDRRLNRIAGPSALVIFGVTGDLSRKKLMPAVYDLANRGLLPPGFALVGFARRDWADQDFAQVVYDAVRQYARTEFRDETWQQLLQGIRFVSGEFDDPDAFRRLKDTVDRLDTDRGTMGNHAFYLSIPPKAFPLVAEQLKSSGLVDDTADQPDRWRRVVIEKPFGHDQESARALNDVLRSAFPTDSIFRIDHYLGKETVQNILALRFANELYEPIWNRNYVDHVQITMAEDIGVGGRAGYYDGVGAARDVIQNHLLQLMALTAMEEPISFDAKDLRAEKEKVLAAVTLPEDLARSTARGQYAGGWQGGEKVLGFLEEDGMNPHSTTETYAAVTLEVNTRRWAGVPFYLRTGKRLGRRVTEIAVVFKRAPELLFSRSQTSGQGQNALVIRVQPDEGVTIRFGSKVPGAGAQVRDVTMDFGYGHAFTEASPEAYERLILDVLLGDPPLFPRHEEVELSWKILDPIEQFWDAQGGPLEQYSPGSWGPDSADEMLARDGRTWRRP; translated from the coding sequence ATGACCGTCGAGATCTCGCGCGGGCACAACCCGTTGCGCGACCCCGAAGACCGTCGCCTCAACCGCATCGCCGGTCCGAGCGCGCTCGTCATCTTCGGTGTCACGGGAGACCTCTCCCGCAAGAAGCTCATGCCCGCCGTCTACGACCTCGCCAACCGCGGTCTGCTGCCTCCGGGCTTCGCGCTCGTCGGCTTCGCGCGGCGCGACTGGGCCGACCAGGACTTCGCCCAGGTCGTGTACGACGCGGTGCGCCAGTACGCGCGCACCGAGTTCCGCGACGAGACCTGGCAGCAGCTGCTGCAGGGCATCCGCTTCGTGTCGGGCGAGTTCGACGACCCGGACGCGTTCCGTCGCCTGAAGGACACCGTCGACCGGCTGGACACCGATCGCGGCACGATGGGGAACCACGCGTTCTACCTGTCGATCCCGCCGAAGGCGTTCCCGCTCGTGGCGGAGCAGCTGAAGTCGTCGGGTCTCGTGGACGACACCGCCGACCAGCCCGACCGCTGGCGCCGTGTCGTCATCGAGAAGCCGTTCGGGCACGACCAGGAGTCGGCGCGCGCGCTGAACGACGTGCTGCGCTCGGCGTTCCCGACGGACTCGATCTTCCGCATCGACCACTACCTCGGCAAGGAGACGGTCCAGAACATCCTGGCCCTCCGCTTCGCCAATGAGCTGTACGAGCCGATCTGGAACCGCAACTACGTCGACCACGTGCAGATCACCATGGCGGAAGACATCGGCGTGGGCGGCCGCGCGGGCTACTACGACGGTGTCGGCGCGGCACGCGACGTGATCCAGAACCACCTGCTGCAGCTGATGGCGCTGACCGCCATGGAGGAGCCCATCTCGTTCGACGCGAAGGACCTCCGCGCCGAGAAGGAGAAGGTGCTCGCCGCCGTCACCCTGCCGGAGGACCTCGCCCGCTCGACCGCGCGCGGCCAGTACGCGGGCGGCTGGCAGGGCGGTGAGAAGGTGCTCGGCTTCCTCGAGGAGGACGGCATGAACCCTCACTCGACGACCGAGACGTACGCCGCCGTGACCCTCGAGGTGAATACCCGTCGCTGGGCAGGCGTGCCGTTCTACCTCCGCACCGGCAAGCGTCTCGGCCGCCGTGTCACCGAGATCGCCGTGGTCTTCAAGCGCGCCCCCGAGCTGCTGTTCTCGCGCAGCCAGACGTCGGGTCAGGGCCAGAACGCCCTGGTGATCCGTGTGCAGCCCGACGAGGGCGTCACGATCCGGTTCGGCTCGAAGGTCCCGGGTGCCGGTGCCCAGGTGCGCGACGTCACGATGGACTTCGGCTACGGCCATGCCTTCACCGAGGCGAGCCCCGAGGCTTACGAGCGTCTCATCCTCGACGTGCTGCTCGGCGACCCGCCGCTGTTCCCGCGGCACGAAGAGGTCGAGCTGTCGTGGAAGATCCTCGACCCGATCGAGCAGTTCTGGGATGCCCAGGGCGGTCCGCTCGAACAGTACTCACCCGGGTCGTGGGGCCCGGACTCCGCGGACGAGATGCTCGCCCGCGACGGACGGACCTGGAGGCGCCCGTGA
- a CDS encoding glucose-6-phosphate isomerase — MSFDIHLSGHVKSVVEATLPGLVSSLVASGITGGDASLWGPAAEDEASRRLGWVEAVSVSRPLVAEILALRERLRSRNITRIVLAGMGGSSLAPEVIAQTSGVPLVILDSTAPGQVLAAIDGDAQAGDLTRTALVVSSKSGSTVETDSAKRAFEAAFRDLGIDPAERIVVVTDPGSPLEQEARADGYTVFNADPTVGGRYSALTAFGLVPAGLAGVDISELLDEAEATLLAVSIDSPENPALVLAAAIAGGQEVDGAASRRDKLGLVTDGTHIVGLPDWIEQLVAESTGKEGTGILPVVLLPVSPEVDAKPADLQIVRLVDEAKQFHLFEHHEGELLVSGSLGAQFVVWEYATAIAGRMLGINPFDQPDVESAKVAARGLLDARPEPTAPAFAVEGVEVRVSDPALAASGTVAGVLDALWARLPEDGYVAIQAYVNRLELSQLAGLRELVAADSGRPTTFGWGPRFLHSTGQYHKGGPANGVFLQILEQTDVDLEIPGRPFTFGQLIQAQAAGDATVLADGHGRPVVTLTLTDPQIEVLSLFEAAQ; from the coding sequence ATGAGCTTCGACATCCACCTCAGCGGACACGTCAAGTCCGTCGTCGAGGCCACACTGCCCGGGCTCGTGTCGAGTCTCGTGGCATCCGGCATCACCGGCGGCGACGCGTCCCTGTGGGGCCCCGCGGCCGAGGACGAGGCGTCGCGACGCCTGGGCTGGGTCGAGGCCGTCAGCGTCTCGCGCCCCCTGGTCGCCGAGATCCTGGCTCTCCGCGAGCGGCTGCGCTCGCGCAACATCACGCGCATCGTGCTCGCCGGAATGGGCGGCTCGTCGCTCGCCCCCGAGGTGATCGCCCAGACCTCGGGCGTTCCCCTCGTGATCCTCGACTCCACGGCCCCCGGCCAGGTGCTCGCGGCGATCGACGGCGACGCGCAGGCCGGTGACCTCACGCGCACGGCGCTCGTCGTGTCGTCGAAGTCCGGCTCCACCGTCGAGACCGACTCCGCCAAGCGGGCGTTCGAGGCGGCGTTCCGCGACCTGGGGATCGACCCCGCCGAACGCATCGTCGTCGTGACCGACCCCGGCTCGCCGCTGGAGCAGGAGGCGCGCGCGGACGGGTACACGGTCTTCAACGCCGACCCGACCGTCGGCGGCCGCTACTCGGCCCTCACCGCGTTCGGGCTGGTGCCGGCCGGTCTCGCCGGCGTCGACATCTCCGAGCTCCTCGACGAGGCGGAGGCGACGCTGCTCGCGGTGTCGATCGACAGCCCCGAGAATCCGGCGCTCGTGCTGGCCGCGGCGATCGCGGGCGGCCAGGAGGTCGACGGCGCAGCGTCTCGCAGGGACAAGCTCGGCCTCGTTACCGACGGCACGCACATCGTGGGCCTGCCGGACTGGATCGAGCAGCTCGTCGCCGAGTCGACCGGCAAGGAAGGCACCGGCATCCTGCCCGTCGTCCTGCTCCCGGTCTCCCCCGAGGTCGACGCGAAGCCGGCCGACCTGCAGATCGTGCGCCTCGTCGACGAGGCCAAGCAGTTCCACCTCTTCGAGCACCACGAGGGCGAGCTGCTCGTGAGCGGCTCGCTGGGCGCGCAGTTCGTCGTCTGGGAGTACGCGACGGCGATCGCGGGGCGGATGCTGGGCATCAATCCCTTCGACCAGCCCGATGTCGAGTCCGCCAAGGTGGCCGCGCGCGGCCTCCTCGACGCACGACCCGAGCCGACGGCTCCGGCGTTCGCCGTGGAGGGCGTCGAGGTGCGGGTCTCCGACCCCGCCCTCGCGGCATCCGGCACCGTCGCCGGGGTCCTCGACGCACTGTGGGCACGGCTGCCGGAGGACGGCTACGTCGCGATCCAGGCGTACGTCAACCGGCTCGAGCTGTCGCAGCTCGCGGGCCTGCGCGAACTCGTCGCCGCAGACTCCGGGCGTCCCACCACGTTCGGCTGGGGACCGCGGTTCCTGCATTCGACCGGGCAGTACCACAAGGGCGGCCCCGCGAACGGCGTGTTCCTCCAGATCCTCGAGCAGACCGATGTCGACCTCGAGATCCCGGGCCGGCCGTTCACGTTCGGCCAGCTCATCCAGGCGCAGGCCGCGGGAGACGCGACCGTTCTCGCCGATGGCCACGGCCGACCCGTCGTGACCCTGACCCTCACCGATCCCCAGATCGAAGTGCTCTCGCTCTTCGAAGCGGCCCAGTAG
- a CDS encoding COX15/CtaA family protein has protein sequence MSAQESTTTAPGIRQRFWLWLPDRVDRRVIAAAWATLVVQIGIVATGGLVRLTGSGLGCDTWPRCNEDSFVPVPEVSGVHGFIEFGNRLLTFVLVAVAIIMFLFVLRMRRERRDLFWLSLLIGLYVPVQAVIGGITVLTNLNPYVVGLHYFASVLLVALSAVLVVRVYAEPGPRVLAVPRWYAAVTHVTTAFVLLTIVVGILVTGSGPHAGDGGAARNGLNPELMQHIHAWPGYITFALTLVLVAGSWRTPPALRLRLWTLLLLGIELVQIVVGLWQARTGLPIVLVNIHMVLAVGLVAAMTAVVMHLKAPARAAVHS, from the coding sequence ATGTCCGCGCAAGAGTCCACCACGACGGCCCCGGGAATCCGGCAGCGCTTCTGGCTGTGGCTCCCGGATCGCGTCGACCGCCGCGTGATCGCGGCCGCGTGGGCGACGCTGGTGGTGCAGATCGGCATCGTCGCCACCGGGGGCCTCGTCCGCCTCACCGGCTCCGGGCTCGGCTGCGACACGTGGCCGCGGTGCAACGAGGACTCATTCGTCCCGGTCCCCGAGGTCTCGGGGGTGCACGGCTTCATCGAGTTCGGCAACCGCCTGCTGACCTTCGTGCTGGTCGCCGTCGCGATCATCATGTTCCTCTTCGTCCTCCGCATGCGCCGCGAGCGCCGCGACCTGTTCTGGCTCTCGCTGCTGATCGGCCTCTATGTGCCGGTGCAGGCGGTCATCGGCGGCATCACGGTCCTGACGAACCTCAATCCCTACGTCGTGGGCCTGCACTACTTCGCCTCTGTGCTGCTGGTGGCGCTGTCGGCGGTGCTCGTGGTGCGCGTGTACGCCGAGCCGGGTCCGCGCGTGCTCGCCGTCCCCCGCTGGTACGCGGCGGTGACCCACGTCACGACGGCGTTCGTGCTCCTCACGATCGTGGTGGGCATCCTCGTGACCGGCTCCGGCCCGCACGCCGGCGACGGCGGCGCCGCGCGCAACGGGCTCAACCCGGAGCTGATGCAGCACATCCACGCGTGGCCGGGCTACATCACGTTCGCACTCACCCTCGTGCTGGTGGCCGGCTCGTGGCGCACTCCCCCGGCACTGCGCCTGCGCCTGTGGACGCTGCTCCTGCTCGGAATCGAGCTCGTGCAGATCGTCGTCGGACTCTGGCAGGCGCGCACCGGGCTGCCGATCGTCCTCGTCAACATCCACATGGTGCTCGCCGTCGGGCTGGTCGCCGCGATGACGGCCGTCGTCATGCATCTCAAGGCGCCGGCACGCGCGGCCGTCCACAGCTGA
- a CDS encoding heme o synthase, which yields MDSTKTAGAAAESARAGVGTIDTPRRPRQSFGRTVRAYVALMKPRVLELLLVTTVPVMILAEGGFPDVWLVVATVVGGTASAGSAAAFNMYLDRDIDAHMQRTVNRPLVTGEVSPRGALIFAWSLAVFSTVWLWLTTNWLAATLSAAAIFFYVVIYTMILKRRTEQNIVWGGIAGCFPVVIGWTAVTGSLAWSPVILFALVFLWTPPHYWPLSMKYKDQYEGVQVPMLGATRGGSQVGLQVILYAWATVVCSLLLIPVAGMGLVYTVSSLVFGGWFIYESHVLYNRAVRGTEPRPMRVFHASITYLTLLFVAIAVDPLLPF from the coding sequence ATGGACAGCACGAAGACGGCCGGGGCTGCGGCGGAGTCCGCACGCGCGGGCGTGGGGACGATCGACACACCCCGCCGGCCTCGGCAGAGCTTCGGCCGCACCGTCCGCGCCTATGTCGCGCTGATGAAGCCGCGCGTGCTCGAGCTGCTGCTGGTCACGACGGTCCCGGTGATGATCCTCGCGGAGGGCGGCTTCCCGGACGTCTGGCTGGTCGTCGCGACCGTCGTCGGCGGCACGGCGAGTGCCGGCTCGGCGGCGGCATTCAACATGTACCTCGATCGCGACATCGACGCTCACATGCAGCGCACGGTGAACCGGCCGCTCGTCACGGGCGAGGTCTCGCCCCGCGGCGCGCTGATCTTCGCCTGGTCGCTCGCGGTGTTCTCGACGGTGTGGCTGTGGCTCACGACGAACTGGCTGGCGGCGACGCTGTCGGCCGCGGCCATCTTCTTCTACGTCGTGATCTACACGATGATCCTCAAGCGCCGCACTGAGCAGAACATCGTGTGGGGCGGCATCGCCGGCTGCTTCCCGGTGGTCATCGGCTGGACGGCCGTCACCGGCTCGCTGGCGTGGTCGCCGGTGATCCTGTTCGCGCTGGTGTTCCTGTGGACGCCGCCGCACTACTGGCCGCTTTCGATGAAGTACAAGGACCAGTACGAGGGCGTCCAGGTGCCGATGCTGGGCGCCACGCGCGGCGGCTCGCAGGTCGGCCTGCAGGTCATCCTGTACGCGTGGGCCACCGTGGTGTGCTCGCTGCTGCTGATCCCCGTCGCCGGGATGGGCCTGGTCTACACGGTGTCGTCGCTCGTCTTCGGCGGCTGGTTCATCTACGAGTCGCACGTGCTCTACAACCGCGCGGTGCGCGGCACCGAGCCGCGCCCGATGCGCGTGTTCCACGCCTCGATCACGTACCTCACCCTGCTCTTCGTCGCGATCGCCGTCGATCCGCTGCTGCCGTTCTGA
- a CDS encoding dinucleotide-utilizing enzyme: MSTRPRLIQSIPFWGLVVVSLATVAGGWFITTDKIASMTTTLTDGTATGVDVYVGQSVAQLGGILIGAGIVGILLALGIAAISTLRPQAPVEVVEPIDWDSEAETAADAPRPTEPAAADAEPAVDAEPVDAEAPVAAR, translated from the coding sequence ATGTCCACCCGTCCCCGTCTCATCCAAAGCATCCCGTTCTGGGGCCTCGTCGTCGTCTCGCTGGCGACCGTCGCCGGCGGCTGGTTCATCACCACCGACAAGATCGCCTCGATGACGACGACCCTGACCGACGGCACCGCGACCGGTGTCGACGTCTACGTCGGCCAGTCCGTCGCCCAGCTCGGCGGGATCCTCATCGGCGCCGGCATCGTCGGCATCCTCCTCGCGCTCGGCATCGCCGCCATCTCGACCCTGCGCCCGCAGGCGCCGGTCGAGGTCGTCGAGCCCATCGACTGGGACTCCGAGGCGGAGACCGCCGCGGACGCGCCCCGGCCGACCGAGCCGGCCGCGGCCGACGCCGAGCCCGCCGTCGACGCGGAGCCGGTCGACGCCGAGGCACCTGTCGCCGCGCGCTGA
- the sufB gene encoding Fe-S cluster assembly protein SufB codes for MSDVLIDRPELDSLGVYEFGWHDADAAGAVAKRGIDESVVRGISALKNEPEWMLKTRLKGYQLFGRKPMPTWGADLSEIDFDNIKYFVRSTEKQAGSWEELPEDIRNTYEKLGIPEAERQRLVAGVAAQYESEVVYHQIREDLEAQGVIFMDTDTALREHPEFFEEYFGTVIPAGDNKFAALNTAVWSGGSFVYVPPGVHVEIPLQAYFRINTENMGQFERTLIIADEGSYVHYIEGCTAPIYKSDSLHSAVVEIIVKKNARVRYTTIQNWSNNVYNLVTKRAVAHEGATMEWIDGNIGSKVTMKYPSIFLMGEHAKGETLSVAFAGPGQHQDAGAKMIHMAPYTQSSIVSKSIARGGGRAGYRGEVRVDANAHHSANTVRCDALLVDTISRSDTYPAIDIRVDDVQLGHEATVSKVSEEQLFYLMSRGMPEDEAMAMIVRGFIEPIARELPMEYALELNKLIEMGMEGSVG; via the coding sequence ATGTCTGATGTGCTGATCGATCGCCCGGAGCTGGACAGCCTGGGTGTCTACGAGTTCGGGTGGCATGATGCCGACGCCGCGGGAGCCGTGGCGAAACGAGGCATCGACGAGTCCGTGGTGCGTGGCATCTCGGCGCTCAAGAACGAACCCGAATGGATGCTGAAGACCCGGCTGAAGGGCTATCAGCTGTTCGGCCGCAAGCCGATGCCGACCTGGGGCGCCGACCTCAGCGAGATCGACTTCGACAACATCAAGTACTTCGTGCGCTCCACCGAGAAGCAGGCGGGGTCGTGGGAAGAGCTCCCCGAGGACATCCGCAACACGTACGAGAAGCTCGGCATCCCCGAGGCGGAGCGCCAGCGCCTGGTCGCGGGCGTCGCGGCACAGTACGAGTCCGAGGTCGTGTATCACCAGATCCGCGAGGACCTCGAGGCCCAGGGCGTCATCTTCATGGACACCGACACCGCGCTGCGCGAGCACCCCGAGTTCTTCGAGGAGTACTTCGGCACGGTCATCCCGGCCGGCGACAACAAGTTCGCGGCGCTCAACACCGCGGTGTGGTCGGGCGGCTCGTTCGTCTACGTGCCGCCGGGAGTGCACGTCGAGATCCCGCTGCAGGCGTACTTCCGCATCAACACCGAGAACATGGGACAGTTCGAGCGGACGCTCATCATCGCCGACGAGGGCTCGTACGTGCACTACATCGAGGGCTGCACGGCCCCGATCTACAAGAGCGACTCGCTGCACTCGGCCGTCGTCGAGATCATCGTGAAGAAGAACGCCCGTGTGCGCTACACGACGATCCAGAACTGGTCGAACAACGTCTACAACCTCGTCACCAAGCGCGCCGTGGCGCACGAGGGAGCGACGATGGAGTGGATCGACGGCAACATCGGCTCCAAGGTCACGATGAAGTACCCGTCGATCTTCCTGATGGGCGAGCACGCCAAGGGCGAGACGCTGTCGGTCGCGTTCGCCGGTCCGGGTCAACACCAGGACGCCGGCGCGAAAATGATCCACATGGCGCCGTACACGCAGTCGTCGATCGTGTCCAAGTCGATCGCCCGCGGCGGCGGCCGGGCCGGCTACCGCGGCGAGGTCCGCGTGGACGCGAACGCGCACCACTCGGCGAACACGGTGCGCTGCGACGCGCTGCTGGTCGATACGATCTCGCGCTCCGACACGTACCCGGCGATCGACATCCGCGTCGACGACGTGCAGCTCGGCCACGAGGCGACGGTCTCGAAGGTCAGCGAGGAGCAGCTCTTCTACCTCATGAGCCGCGGGATGCCGGAGGACGAGGCCATGGCGATGATCGTGCGCGGCTTCATCGAGCCGATCGCCCGCGAGCTGCCCATGGAGTACGCGCTCGAACTCAACAAGCTCATCGAGATGGGCATGGAAGGATCCGTCGGCTAG